From a region of the Mytilus galloprovincialis chromosome 3, xbMytGall1.hap1.1, whole genome shotgun sequence genome:
- the LOC143066239 gene encoding cytochrome P450 4F6-like yields MRALQRFFFNNNPLIIFDFIYNMSSDGRSFRKDWDYIHSVADNVIDNRKKILWTKDVKKHLDFFLDVLLSAKDENGIGMSNTDIRDEVDTFMFEGHDTTASAISWILYDLAKHTEYQKLCQNEVDKALENNPGFVKWEDLGKFYVLTRCIKEGMRLHSPVPLVARQSTKEIIDGTTFPPGTFFCINIYGLYHNPAVWTDPMKFEPSRFTKDNATKIDTFVFTPFSAGPRYG; encoded by the exons ATGAGAGCTTTACAGAGAT ttttttttaacaacaatcCATTGATCATCTTTGATTTCATCTATAATATGAGTTCCGACGggagatcattcagaaaagattgGGACTATATCCATAGTGTGGCAGATAATGTGATTGATAATAGAAAGAAAATACTT TGGACAAAAGATGTTAAGAAACATTTAGACTTTTTTCTAGATGTTCTCCTCTCTGCTAAAGATGAAAATGGCATCGGAATGAGCAACACTGATATAAGAGACGAAGTTGACACGTTTATGTTTGAAG GACATGACACCACAGCCAGTGCTATATCTTGGATCCTGTATGATTTAGCAAAACATACAGAATACCAGAAGTTGTGTCAAAATGAAGTCGACAAAGCACTTGAAAATAATCCTGGTTTTGTAAAATG GGAAGATTTAGGAAAATTCTATGTTCTAACACGATGTATAAAAGAAGGAATGAGGCTTCACTCACCAGTCCCCTTAGTTGCAAGACAATCTACAAAGGAAATTATTGATGGAACCACTTTTCCTCCTGGAACTTTTTTCTGTATCAATATATATGGTCTCTATCACAACCCTGCTGTCTGGACAGATCCGATGAAATTTGAACCAAGTCGCTTTACAAAGGATAATGCAACAAAAATTGACACTTTTGTATTTACTCCATTTTCTGCTGGACCAAGGTATGGTTAA
- the LOC143067583 gene encoding uncharacterized protein LOC143067583, which yields MSDDIYLGNDMSTDVFFLKKTTDAKWKMTRKNEKNASCVKVIGVSILAILVVICVSAVTAVVTVHLMETNRLELNTSGEHFLKSFFDRNYTNETMGTNGSVSGNVQEGIKGEKGDVDENGLPGIMGATGKKGEDGEKGTKGNKGQSGNTGENGENGQMGEQGPVGSKGQSGEKGEKGLLGAKGKLGVNEPNGNKGTIGEEGQRGDKGSIGNKGENGERGQTGPIGDKGQRGDKGENGIRGQTGAIGDKGQKGDKGENGIRGQTGSIGDKGQRGDKGENGIRGQTGLVGGKGSIGDKGQRGDKGTIGDKGKNGDRGQTGNKGPVGEKGSIGDKGQRGDNGIAGSKGGNGKFGDKGSVGDKGVVGDKGLTGDIGPTGEPGSKGQSGHKGANGEKGLKGSSGESGKVPVVLFRARNVSPDSGLSNTIIKFPIVAINSGSGYDKSTGKFTAPQSGTYLFILQICPEKNHNVLMTLRTNSNTFGVLNQKNSHDDGPCISTSGVTILLKGAKVWVYCKSASSGDSVWNAGENGNSFSGVLLHTGTS from the exons ATGTCTGATGACATATACCTAGGAAACGATATGTCAAcagatgtatttttcttaaaaaaaacaacagatgcAAAATGGAAAATgacaagaaaaaatgaaaaaaatgcatcTTGTGTTAAAGTGATAGGAGTTTCTATACTGGCGATATTGGTAGTTATATGTGTTTCTGCTGTAACCGCAGTGGTAACTGTTCATCTAATGGAAACCAACAGACTGG AGCTCAACACTTCGGGAGAACACTTTTTGAAAAGTTTCTTCGACAGAAACTATACAAATGAAACAATGGGAACAAATGGCTCAGTTAGCGGTAACGTTCAAGAAGGCATTAAGGGAGAAAAAGGAGATGTTGATGAAAATGGACTACCAGGTATTATGGGAGCGACAGGCAAAAAAG GTGAAGATGGCGAGAAAGGAACGAAAGGCAATAAAGGACAATCTGGTAACACTGGTGAAAATGGCGAAAATGGTCAAATGGGAGAACAGGGGCCAGTTGGCAGCAAAGGACAATCGGGAGAAAAGGGAGAAAAGGGGCTTCTTGGTGCAAAGGGAAAATTAGGTGTCAACGAACCAAACGGCAACAAAGGCACCATCGGCGAAGAAGGTCAAAGAGGAGACAAAGGTTCAATCGGTAACAAAGGTGAAAATGGAGAAAGAGGTCAGACAGGTCCAATCGGTGACAAAGGTCAAAGAGGAGACAAAGGTGAAAATGGGATCAGAGGTCAGACAGGTGCTATCGGTGACAAAGGTCAAAAAGGAGACAAAGGTGAAAATGGGATCAGAGGTCAGACAGGTTCTATCGGTGACAAAGGTCAAAGAGGAGACAAAGGTGAAAATGGGATCAGAGGTCAGACAGGTCTAGTTGGCGGAAAAGGTTCTATCGGTGACAAAGGTCAAAGGGGAGACAAAGGTACAATCGGTGACAAAGGTAAAAATGGAGACAGAGGTCAGACAGGTAACAAAGGTCCAGTTGGCGAGAAAGGTTCTATCGGGGACAAAGGTCAAAGAGGCGATAATGGAATTGCGGGAAGTAAAGGTGGAAATGGAAAATTTGGGGACAAGGGATCAGTTGGTGACAAGGGTGTTGTCGGCGACAAAGGTCTGACAGGTGACATAGGTCCCACTGGAGAACCAGGCAGCAAAGGTCAATCCGGCCACAAAGGTGCTAATGGTGAAAAAGGTTTGAAAGGGTCATCTGGTGAATCAG gaaAGGTTCCTGTGGTTTTATTTCGTGCTCGAAATGTGTCGCCAGACTCAGGTCTTTCGAACACAATAATTAAATTTCCTATTGTGGCTATCAATTCTGGAAGTGGATATGACAAATCAACTGGAAAATTTACAGCTCCCCAGTCTggaacatatttgtttatattacaaATATGTCCAGAAAAGAATCATAATGTGCTGATGACGTTGAGAACGAATAGCAACACATTTGGGGTTCTTAATCAGAAAAACAGCCATGATGACGGTCCATGTATCTCCACTAGTGGAGTTACTATTTTGTTAAAGGGAGCGAAAGTCTGGGTATATTGTAAATCAGCAAGTTCCGGTGATTCAGTATGGAATGCTGGTGAAAACGGAAATAGCTTTTCGGGTGTCTTGTTACATACAGGAACTTCATAA